Proteins encoded in a region of the Diabrotica virgifera virgifera chromosome 4, PGI_DIABVI_V3a genome:
- the LOC114345953 gene encoding proteasome subunit alpha type-2, with product MASERYSFSLTTFSPSGKLVQIEYALAAVAAGAPSVGIKASNGVVIATENKHKSILYDEHSVHKVEMITKHIGMVYSGMGPDYRLLVRQARKMAQQYYLVYHEPIPTVQLVQRVATVMQEYTQSGGVRPFGVSLLICGWDNNRPYLFQCDPSGAYFAWKATAMGKNYVNGKTFLEKRYSEELELDDAVHTAILTLKESFEGQMTADNIEVGICDANGFRRFDPSTVKDFLANIP from the exons ATGGCTTCAGAGAGATATAGCTTTTCTTTAACTACTTTCAG CCCCTCTGGAAAGTTGGTTCAGATTGAATATGCATTAGCCGCTGTAGCGGCGGGTGCTCCATCAGTAGGAATTAAAG catCAAATGGTGTGGTCATTGCAACAGAGAACAAGCACAAATCAATTCTATATGATGAACACAGTGTCCATAAAGTAGAAATGATCACAAAACACATTGGTATGGTTTATTCTGGTATGGGCCCTGACTATCGCCTTCTCGTGAGACAGGCACGCAAGATGGCTCAGCAGTATTACCTAGTATACCATGAACCCATTCCTACAGTACAGTTGGTGCAAAGAGTAGCGACTGTAATGCAAGAATACACCCAATCAGGAGGAGTTAGACCATTTGGAGTGTCACTACTGATTTGTGGTTGGGATAACAACAGACCTTACTTGTTCCAATGCGATCCTTCTGGAGCTTACTTTGCTTGGAAAGCTACTGCAATGGGAAAGAATTATGTCAATGGAAAAACGTTCTTAGAAAAAAG GTACAGTGAAGAGCTAGAACTCGACGATGCTGTGCACACTGCTATCCTTACCCTGAAAGAAAGTTTTGAAGGCCAGATGACAGCTGACAACATAGAAGTTGGTATTTGCGATGCTAATGGATTCAGAAGGTTTGATCCATCTACTGTTAAGGATTTCTTAGCTAATattccttaa